In one Betta splendens chromosome 14, fBetSpl5.4, whole genome shotgun sequence genomic region, the following are encoded:
- the aldocb gene encoding fructose-bisphosphate aldolase C-B: protein MTHQYPALTAEQKKELHDIALRIVAPGKGILAADESTGSMAKRLNPIGVENTEENRRRYRQLLFTADQRIDSCIGGVIFFHETLYQSTDDGTPFAKLIKDRGIVVGIKVDKGVVPLAGTNGETTTQGLDGLSERCAQYKRDGADFAKWRCVLKISETTPSDLAILENANVLARYASICQQNGIVPIVEPEILPDGDHDLKRCQYVTEKVLAAVYKSLSDHHVYLEGTLLKPNMVTAGHSCPTKFSGEEIAMATVTALRRTVPPAVPGVTFLSGGQSEEEASVNLNAINNCPLLKPWALTFSYGRALQASALNAWRGELSNEKSATEEFIKRAEANGLAALGKYKSSGTGGAAGQSLYVANHAY from the exons ATGACTCACCAGTATCCAGCACTGACTGCTGAGCAGAAGAAGGAGCTGCACGACATCGCTCTGAGGATAGTGGCTCCAGGAAAGGGCATCCTCGCGGCCGATGAGTCCACcg GCAGCATGGCGAAGCGCTTGAACCCCATCGGGGttgaaaacacagaggagaacaggcGTCGCTACCGCCAGCTGCTCTTCACAGCCGACCAGCGCATTGACAGCTGTATCGGAGGCGTCATCTTCTTCCACGAAACCCTCTACCAGAGCACAGACGACGGCACCCCCTTCGCCAAGCTCATCAAAGACCGAGGCATTGTTGTTGGAATTAAG GTGGACAAAGGTGTTGTGCCACTAGCTGGAACCAATGGAGAGACCACCACTCAAG gTCTGGATGGGCTGTCTGAGCGCTGTGCCCAGTACAAGAGGGACGGGGCGGACTTTGCCAAGTGGCGCTGCGTGCTGAAGATCAGCGAAACCACGCCGTCCGATCTGGCCATCTTGGAGAACGCTAACGTCCTGGCCAGATATGCCAGCATCTGCCAGCAG AATGGTATTGTTCCTATTGTGGAGCCTGAGATCCTCCCTGATGGAGACCATGACCTGAAGCGCTGCCAGTATGTCACTGAGAAG gTCCTGGCTGCCGTGTACAAGTCTCTGTCCGACCACCACGTGTACCTGGAGGGGACGCTGCTGAAACCCAACATGGTCACTGCCGGGCACTCCTGTCCCACCAAGTTCAGCGGCGAGGaaatcgccatggcaaccgtcACTGCTCTACGCCGCACTGTGCCTCCTGCTGTCCCAG GAGTGACCTTCCTGTCCGGTGGCCAGTCTGAGGAGGAAGCCAGTGTGAACCTCAATGCTATTAACAACTGCCCACTCCTCAAGCCCTGGGCCCTGACTTTCTCCTACGGCCGCGCCCTGCAGGCCTCTGCCCTGAACGCATGGAGAGGAGAGCTCAGCAACGAGAAGTCTGCCACCGAGGAGTTCATCAAACGTGCCGAG GCAAACGGTCTGGCCGCCCTTGGCAAGTACAAGTCTTCTGGGACCGGTGGTGCTGCAGGGCAGTCTCTCTACGTGGCAAATCACGCCTACTAA